The proteins below are encoded in one region of Shewanella putrefaciens:
- a CDS encoding TonB-dependent receptor: protein MTFKTSFVALAVLTALTQSAAAQDAPDSINKNKEIEKITVTASRMDKSPSSIPNTVTIIDRIQLEEQFRTTKDLSTIIGNLAPSFSPSRQKMSNTGETLRGRPPLIMIDGVPQSNPLRSGGRSGQTIDPAMIERIEIIHGANAMHGLGAQGGIINYITKKPSGDNEHQASFDVTVPDSLESNGVSFGASYAFSGESELIDMLGSVSYRNNGVYYDANHDVIGVDTTQGESMDSQSADFFIKLGHNFAESRLELMVNHYNMENNGDWMPVKGDIANGIPTGAVEEKQPWEAANNQVTTSSLTYSHENIAGQQLNVQLFNQDFQAVYGGGCNKTFFDPAFANDDQLVQCEGPKGENWYYEQSRNSSVKWGLKTSLIAKNIADTGIDAAYGLDLFRDTTEQDLVQTGLSWVPESTYDNFAPYLQLDYDLITDLTLSTGVRYEHATLNVDDYKTLYGAGNKQIEGGEVSFDETLFNIGVSYKITPDIRLYTSFNQGFGMPDIGRILRDGNSFPGDNPSIEDSLSLAPIVTDNVELGADYQGKYLSAKIAYYRSATDYGSRLALNSDGFYDVKREKSVIDGIEANVTAYLSSNDDLGMNIAIQRGEYDSNDDNKTDTDLDGANISPNRINLFWTHNFDNEMSTRVQANYFMDRDFEDAAGEKYAEFEGYTTVDASFAMPLYTGTLSLGVQNLFNKDYFNYYSQTMGTNDRYFKGMGRTATIGYSIPF, encoded by the coding sequence ATGACGTTCAAAACCTCGTTTGTTGCCCTAGCCGTGCTCACGGCACTGACCCAATCAGCAGCGGCACAGGATGCCCCTGACAGTATCAACAAAAATAAAGAAATCGAAAAAATCACTGTCACCGCAAGCCGTATGGATAAGTCTCCAAGCTCGATCCCCAATACTGTCACTATTATCGACCGAATCCAATTAGAAGAGCAGTTTCGCACCACTAAGGATTTATCCACCATTATTGGCAACTTAGCACCGAGTTTTTCGCCAAGCCGCCAGAAGATGAGCAACACGGGTGAAACCCTACGCGGCCGTCCACCACTGATCATGATCGACGGTGTACCCCAATCTAACCCACTGCGCAGCGGTGGCCGCTCGGGTCAGACTATCGATCCTGCCATGATAGAACGGATTGAAATCATTCATGGCGCCAATGCTATGCATGGTTTAGGCGCCCAGGGTGGGATCATCAACTACATCACTAAAAAACCATCCGGCGATAACGAGCACCAAGCAAGTTTCGATGTCACAGTGCCGGATTCGCTTGAATCTAATGGCGTGAGTTTTGGTGCCAGTTATGCGTTTTCCGGTGAGTCTGAATTGATCGACATGCTAGGCTCCGTCAGCTATCGCAATAATGGGGTTTACTATGATGCTAACCACGATGTGATTGGCGTCGATACGACTCAAGGCGAGTCAATGGATAGCCAAAGTGCTGATTTCTTTATCAAACTTGGTCACAACTTTGCAGAGTCACGACTAGAGCTAATGGTTAACCATTACAATATGGAAAACAACGGCGATTGGATGCCCGTAAAAGGCGATATCGCCAATGGCATACCAACGGGCGCGGTGGAAGAAAAACAGCCTTGGGAGGCCGCCAATAACCAAGTCACAACCTCTAGTTTGACCTACAGCCACGAAAATATTGCTGGCCAACAGCTGAACGTACAACTCTTTAATCAGGATTTCCAAGCCGTATATGGCGGTGGCTGCAACAAGACCTTCTTCGATCCTGCGTTTGCCAATGACGACCAACTCGTGCAATGTGAAGGCCCTAAGGGTGAGAACTGGTATTACGAGCAATCCCGCAACTCTTCGGTCAAATGGGGCTTAAAGACCTCATTAATTGCCAAAAATATTGCCGATACTGGCATAGATGCCGCCTATGGTCTCGACCTGTTCCGTGATACCACTGAACAAGATCTAGTGCAAACTGGCCTTTCATGGGTGCCCGAAAGTACCTATGACAACTTCGCGCCATACTTACAATTAGATTATGATTTAATTACCGATTTAACCCTATCAACCGGTGTGCGTTACGAACACGCTACCCTAAATGTTGATGACTATAAAACCCTTTACGGTGCAGGCAATAAACAAATTGAAGGGGGAGAAGTGAGCTTCGATGAGACCCTATTTAATATCGGCGTCTCCTACAAAATCACCCCAGATATCCGCCTTTACACTAGCTTTAACCAAGGTTTTGGCATGCCGGACATTGGCCGTATTCTGCGTGACGGCAATAGCTTCCCCGGCGATAACCCCAGCATAGAAGACTCACTCTCCCTCGCCCCTATTGTGACTGATAACGTTGAATTGGGTGCCGATTATCAAGGTAAATACTTGAGTGCTAAGATTGCCTACTACCGCTCAGCCACAGACTATGGTTCACGCTTAGCCTTAAACAGCGATGGATTTTACGATGTAAAACGGGAAAAGAGTGTTATCGATGGTATCGAGGCTAACGTGACCGCTTACCTGTCGAGCAACGATGATCTGGGCATGAATATCGCCATCCAGCGGGGTGAATACGACTCTAACGATGACAACAAAACAGATACCGATCTCGATGGTGCCAACATTTCACCAAATCGTATCAACCTGTTCTGGACTCACAATTTCGATAATGAAATGTCGACCCGCGTTCAAGCTAACTACTTCATGGACCGCGATTTTGAAGACGCCGCGGGGGAAAAATACGCCGAGTTTGAGGGTTACACTACTGTCGATGCATCCTTCGCTATGCCACTCTACACTGGCACTCTAAGCCTAGGTGTACAAAACCTGTTTAATAAGGATTATTTCAACTACTACTCACAAACCATGGGTACAAATGATCGTTATTTCAAAGGGATGGGGCGTACTGCAACTATAGGTTACAGCATCCCCTTTTAA
- a CDS encoding PrnB family protein → MKPATFNTQAFDEWIRTRFVELNSELEQLYYQQTDRANVLNIGDEAKQRLESEGRELIKTLLDEGNTDEGFDSAFDLLGNVGLYMAACRRHEITEPSRETTSPLAEASALAMHIGASIGVTPRFATAHLTTHNRAHNGIYKRFTDLPDEKLFVDYNTKGILAYKRAADALLKIQPLGISHPISHDLLRVAKQALQDVIDSNTQLFNRLDTDRFFYCVRPYYKPYRVGSVVYRGANAGDFAGINVIDLTLGLCFANESAYSQMLVDKFLYMMPEDQQILRECMRRPNLMDDFLQSMGHSSQEWYQANLQLFIEVCELHGETAIQHHNELVTKYIAEPSTSMEQQHLAKVTASGPPLHVLLASLEKLRDRRAAAQRADIRTRYSDLKKLKESLR, encoded by the coding sequence GTGAAACCTGCAACCTTTAATACCCAAGCCTTCGATGAGTGGATCCGCACTCGTTTCGTCGAGCTAAACTCCGAGCTTGAACAGCTTTATTACCAGCAAACGGATCGGGCCAATGTGCTCAATATCGGCGATGAAGCGAAACAGCGGCTCGAATCTGAAGGGCGAGAACTGATAAAAACCTTGCTCGATGAAGGCAATACCGATGAAGGTTTCGATAGTGCCTTCGATTTACTCGGTAACGTAGGGCTGTATATGGCCGCCTGTCGACGCCATGAAATTACCGAACCCTCACGGGAAACCACTTCGCCACTGGCCGAAGCCTCGGCACTGGCGATGCACATCGGTGCCTCCATTGGGGTCACGCCGCGCTTTGCTACCGCGCATCTGACAACCCATAACCGCGCCCATAATGGCATTTATAAGCGTTTTACCGATTTGCCCGATGAAAAACTGTTTGTGGATTACAACACTAAGGGGATCTTGGCCTATAAACGTGCCGCCGATGCCTTGTTAAAAATTCAGCCCTTAGGCATTTCTCACCCCATAAGCCATGATTTATTGCGGGTTGCCAAGCAAGCCTTGCAGGATGTTATCGATTCAAATACGCAGTTATTCAATCGTTTAGATACTGACCGCTTCTTTTATTGTGTGCGGCCATACTATAAACCCTATCGGGTCGGTTCTGTGGTTTACCGTGGCGCCAATGCAGGTGACTTTGCCGGGATTAACGTTATCGATTTAACCCTAGGTTTATGTTTTGCCAACGAATCGGCTTACTCGCAGATGCTAGTGGATAAGTTTTTATACATGATGCCGGAGGATCAGCAGATCCTGCGGGAATGTATGCGTAGACCTAATTTGATGGATGATTTTTTACAGTCAATGGGTCACTCGAGCCAAGAATGGTATCAAGCGAATCTACAACTCTTTATCGAAGTCTGTGAATTACATGGCGAGACGGCGATTCAACACCATAATGAGTTAGTGACTAAATATATTGCCGAGCCCTCGACAAGCATGGAGCAGCAGCATTTAGCCAAAGTGACCGCGAGTGGCCCACCGTTACATGTATTGCTCGCCTCCCTAG
- a CDS encoding response regulator transcription factor, with the protein MKILLVEDDATTIDYIVKGFIEQGHNIETASDGHQGLLQATSSQYDLLILDRMLPQLDGLKLLAALRATGDQTPVLILSALAHVDERVKGLRAGGDDYMTKPFAFSELLVRAEKLMQRGQSTPVTTDLVVGGLRMELLTRNVTLDGQELMLQPKEFQLLKYLMEHANQVISRTLLFEAVWDYHFDPRTNVIDVHIAKLRRKFEELGHGELIETVRGAGYRLRQRH; encoded by the coding sequence ATGAAAATACTTTTAGTTGAAGATGATGCGACAACGATTGATTACATCGTCAAAGGGTTTATCGAGCAGGGACATAATATTGAAACCGCCAGCGATGGCCATCAAGGGCTGTTGCAGGCTACAAGCAGTCAATACGATTTACTGATCCTCGACCGTATGTTGCCGCAGCTCGACGGCTTAAAACTGCTCGCCGCCTTGAGGGCAACGGGGGACCAGACTCCTGTGCTGATTTTATCGGCATTGGCACATGTGGACGAGCGGGTGAAGGGCTTGCGTGCCGGGGGCGATGACTATATGACTAAGCCATTTGCCTTCTCCGAGTTATTGGTGCGCGCCGAGAAATTAATGCAACGTGGCCAATCGACCCCAGTCACGACGGATTTAGTCGTTGGCGGTTTAAGGATGGAGTTGCTGACACGCAATGTCACCTTAGATGGGCAGGAGCTGATGTTGCAGCCAAAGGAGTTCCAGTTACTTAAGTATTTGATGGAACACGCGAACCAAGTGATTAGCCGTACCTTATTGTTTGAGGCGGTATGGGATTATCACTTCGATCCTCGCACTAATGTCATCGATGTGCATATCGCCAAATTACGCCGAAAATTTGAAGAGCTAGGCCACGGTGAACTCATTGAGACCGTGAGGGGGGCGGGTTATCGCTTACGCCAAAGGCATTAA
- a CDS encoding TIGR01621 family pseudouridine synthase yields MYRIIADEADFLVISKSAQVHFHSQDGTAGVVAQVEQDLGIKLFAVHRLDTPTSGLLILAKNVAAAQQFTELFTAHKVQKFYLALAKGKPKKKQGWVIGDMAKSRRSMFKLLRTKENPAITQFFSQSVGDGLRLYLLKPHSGKTHQLRVALASLAVPILGDDLYGGESADRCYLHAYSLHFSYCGASGERRDYAYLDMPLQGALFSSEPVTAALEAWRDPNTLAWPDR; encoded by the coding sequence ATGTATCGAATCATAGCCGATGAGGCTGATTTTCTAGTTATTTCTAAATCAGCCCAAGTGCATTTCCACAGTCAGGATGGCACTGCTGGGGTCGTGGCGCAGGTTGAGCAAGATCTGGGGATAAAGCTTTTTGCCGTGCATAGACTCGATACGCCAACCTCGGGTCTGTTGATTTTGGCTAAGAACGTCGCCGCAGCCCAGCAATTTACCGAGTTATTTACCGCCCATAAAGTGCAAAAGTTCTACCTCGCCTTAGCGAAAGGTAAGCCGAAGAAGAAACAGGGCTGGGTGATTGGCGATATGGCAAAGTCGCGGCGTAGCATGTTTAAGTTACTGCGCACGAAAGAGAATCCCGCTATTACGCAGTTCTTTTCTCAAAGTGTGGGTGACGGATTACGTCTCTATCTGCTTAAACCCCATTCAGGTAAAACCCATCAGTTAAGGGTTGCTCTGGCAAGTTTAGCTGTGCCCATTTTAGGTGACGACCTCTATGGCGGTGAAAGTGCCGACCGTTGTTATCTGCACGCCTACAGTTTGCATTTTAGCTACTGTGGCGCCAGTGGTGAACGGCGGGATTATGCTTACCTCGATATGCCTTTGCAGGGAGCACTATTTAGCAGTGAGCCTGTGACAGCGGCGCTCGAGGCGTGGCGAGATCCTAATACCTTAGCTTGGCCCGATAGATAA
- a CDS encoding anaerobic C4-dicarboxylate transporter yields MILMEFIVVLGCLLLGTRYGGMGLGLISGIGLFLLTFVFGLAPGQPPVQVMLTILAVIGCAAVLQTAGGLNVMMQFAERLLRRHPQYITILAPLTTWTLTFLCGTGHVVYTMFPIISDIALKKNIRPERPMAVASVASQMAICASPVSVAVVSMVSILAAQQGVGHAYSMLEILMVSVPASLGGVMAAALWSLRRGKDLDKDEEFQERLKDPTQRAFIYDKSETLLNQRFPKEAYWATGIFFTAIAAVVLLGSFSELRPAFEVKGKNTLLSMNLVIQMMMLIAGAFILMSCKVKPTEIANGPVFKAGMVAIFSVFGVAWMSDTYFISHMDVLKENLSHVVQNQPWTYALVLFLISKLVNSQAAALTAIAPMGLALGVDPKLLIAFLPASYGYFVLPTYPSDLACIGFDRSGTTKIGKFIINHSFIMPGFIGVATASTLGYLLATTLL; encoded by the coding sequence ATGATTTTGATGGAATTTATAGTAGTCCTAGGCTGCTTACTGCTAGGTACCCGCTACGGCGGCATGGGACTTGGACTTATCAGCGGTATCGGCTTATTTTTACTCACCTTTGTGTTTGGTTTAGCGCCGGGACAACCTCCGGTCCAAGTGATGCTAACCATACTCGCCGTGATTGGCTGCGCCGCCGTATTGCAGACCGCAGGTGGCCTCAATGTGATGATGCAATTTGCCGAACGTTTACTGCGCCGTCATCCACAATACATTACGATCTTAGCGCCATTAACGACTTGGACATTGACCTTCCTCTGTGGCACGGGCCATGTGGTCTATACCATGTTCCCCATTATTTCCGATATCGCACTGAAGAAAAACATTCGTCCAGAACGCCCGATGGCGGTTGCCTCAGTGGCATCCCAAATGGCCATTTGTGCTTCTCCGGTTTCAGTGGCTGTGGTTTCCATGGTGTCCATACTCGCCGCCCAGCAAGGGGTTGGTCACGCCTATAGCATGCTGGAAATTTTAATGGTCTCGGTTCCCGCTTCGCTTGGTGGTGTAATGGCGGCGGCCCTTTGGAGCCTACGTCGCGGCAAAGATTTAGATAAAGATGAAGAGTTCCAAGAGCGCCTTAAGGATCCAACACAAAGAGCCTTTATCTACGACAAGAGCGAAACCCTACTCAACCAGCGCTTCCCTAAGGAAGCCTATTGGGCCACAGGAATATTTTTTACCGCCATTGCCGCCGTAGTGCTATTAGGCTCCTTTAGCGAGTTACGCCCCGCCTTTGAGGTGAAAGGTAAAAACACGCTCCTATCGATGAACTTAGTGATCCAGATGATGATGCTGATTGCCGGGGCATTTATCTTAATGAGCTGTAAAGTGAAACCTACTGAAATTGCCAATGGCCCAGTATTTAAAGCGGGCATGGTGGCCATTTTCTCTGTCTTTGGTGTGGCTTGGATGAGTGATACTTACTTTATTAGCCATATGGATGTGCTGAAGGAAAACCTATCACATGTAGTGCAAAATCAACCTTGGACCTATGCCCTAGTGCTGTTTTTAATTTCTAAGTTGGTCAATAGCCAAGCGGCGGCGTTAACGGCCATAGCACCTATGGGGCTTGCCTTAGGTGTCGATCCAAAACTCTTGATCGCCTTTCTCCCCGCGAGCTATGGCTACTTTGTACTGCCGACCTATCCCAGCGATTTAGCCTGTATTGGCTTCGACCGTTCAGGGACAACTAAAATAGGTAAGTTCATCATTAACCACAGCTTTATCATGCCAGGCTTTATTGGTGTCGCTACGGCATCTACCCTAGGTTATTTACTGGCGACAACCTTGCTCTAA
- a CDS encoding DUF2986 domain-containing protein codes for MNRKKKINQTLKSKAKKANAKLRTNNKPKYIAKADREALAAQTEIVPLETAPPA; via the coding sequence ATGAACCGTAAAAAGAAGATTAATCAAACCCTAAAAAGCAAGGCGAAAAAAGCCAATGCTAAACTGCGGACCAATAATAAACCCAAATACATAGCTAAGGCCGACAGAGAAGCCTTAGCCGCTCAAACCGAAATTGTGCCACTGGAAACTGCGCCCCCTGCCTGA
- a CDS encoding GGDEF domain-containing protein: MIFDPQALLLIKFICLLTGTSAIAWGLMAHPLKIAPKASMRFSLGNLFVLLGIILSTQRTQAASYLFWFGSDILVLLGFFMLRWGTQHLFRLQHSTKFDLTALTITAILMLLVPPDASSERVLASLFSANAALSFTLLTKDNYIATKRDTGNRVATAMVLPLIAMAVVFIIRFFIAVLSPEEAPIFIAMYTQEAIPVLWFYVFLALVINIVMIGNALTRLVSKIRILAERDQLTGLWNRRAMQKMLKNIHQRWLKTNEPYSMILLDLDHFKDINDQYGHDAGDLALLTAARLFETVLRENDALCRHGGEEFLVLLPATDAPSARVVADKLHKILRGNPFHWQGKVINLYASLGYATIYHGCQPDQLLIQAVQAMYLAKSAGRDRICQADIIE; this comes from the coding sequence ATGATATTTGACCCCCAGGCCCTCTTACTGATCAAGTTTATTTGTCTGCTCACAGGCACCTCGGCCATTGCTTGGGGGCTTATGGCGCATCCGTTAAAAATAGCCCCCAAAGCCAGCATGCGTTTTTCACTCGGTAACCTCTTTGTCTTACTGGGCATAATACTCAGCACCCAACGCACACAAGCGGCGAGTTATTTATTCTGGTTTGGCTCTGATATTCTGGTGCTATTGGGATTTTTCATGTTGCGCTGGGGGACACAGCATCTCTTTCGGCTGCAACACAGTACAAAATTTGATCTCACGGCCCTCACCATCACAGCAATATTGATGCTACTCGTCCCCCCTGACGCTAGCTCAGAGCGAGTCCTCGCCAGCTTATTCTCTGCCAATGCGGCACTCTCCTTTACCCTGCTAACTAAGGATAATTACATTGCCACTAAGCGTGATACGGGAAATAGAGTCGCAACCGCGATGGTGTTGCCTTTAATTGCCATGGCAGTGGTTTTTATCATCCGCTTTTTTATCGCAGTGCTATCACCTGAAGAAGCCCCGATATTTATTGCTATGTACACCCAAGAAGCCATTCCCGTACTCTGGTTTTACGTATTCCTCGCCCTTGTGATCAATATAGTGATGATAGGCAACGCGCTAACGCGCCTAGTCAGCAAGATCCGAATTCTGGCCGAGCGCGACCAACTGACGGGTCTGTGGAATCGACGGGCAATGCAAAAAATGTTGAAAAACATTCACCAGCGCTGGCTTAAGACCAATGAGCCTTACAGCATGATCCTATTAGACCTAGACCATTTTAAAGATATAAATGACCAATACGGCCACGATGCTGGGGATCTCGCCCTGCTTACAGCGGCCAGATTATTTGAAACAGTATTGAGGGAAAACGATGCCCTCTGCCGCCATGGTGGAGAAGAGTTTTTAGTGCTATTACCCGCAACCGATGCGCCATCGGCCAGGGTGGTTGCCGACAAGTTACATAAAATTCTCAGGGGAAATCCATTCCACTGGCAAGGCAAAGTGATCAATCTTTACGCCAGTTTAGGTTACGCCACCATCTACCATGGATGCCAACCAGATCAGCTACTCATTCAAGCCGTTCAGGCCATGTACCTCGCTAAATCGGCGGGACGTGACCGTATCTGCCAAGCCGATATCATTGAATAA
- a CDS encoding ABC transporter ATP-binding protein, translating to MAQIIADLHCQIKNDNHIKLNADFCCKAGEVLAVVGPSGGGKTTLLRMIAGLNHPDAGRIVFGDTPWFEAQSGIALTPQQRHIGYMPQHFGLFPNLTALENVVAGLDHIPKSERVARAKDWLERVNLHGLPDRLPAHLSGGQRQRVALARALAREPSVLLLDEPFSAVDRETRERLYLELARLKEQLLCPVIMVTHDLNEALLLADTMMLISQGQMLQQGAPFEVLSRPRNEAVARQMGLRNIFDGEVVFQDSTKDLTWLKFGEQLIACDYGKGRPVGSQVRWVIPNQGIRFNSISNGRLCRSFNKLDITIDSLLVMGESVRLICYVTGTQLQLNTEVSLHLAQKLTLKKGMQTTVALKSEQIHILESPR from the coding sequence GTGGCACAAATCATCGCTGATCTGCATTGCCAGATCAAAAACGATAACCACATAAAACTCAATGCCGATTTTTGCTGCAAGGCGGGGGAGGTGCTTGCCGTCGTGGGGCCTTCTGGTGGCGGAAAAACTACGTTGCTGAGGATGATCGCCGGGCTAAACCATCCGGATGCGGGCCGCATAGTATTTGGGGATACACCTTGGTTTGAAGCTCAGTCGGGAATCGCTTTAACGCCGCAGCAGCGCCATATAGGTTACATGCCGCAGCATTTTGGGCTATTCCCCAATCTGACTGCCCTAGAAAATGTGGTCGCTGGGCTCGATCATATTCCTAAGTCTGAGCGGGTTGCGCGGGCTAAGGATTGGTTAGAGCGAGTGAATTTGCATGGATTACCCGATAGGTTGCCGGCGCATTTATCGGGCGGTCAGCGCCAACGGGTTGCACTGGCGAGGGCGTTGGCCCGCGAACCGTCTGTTTTACTGTTGGATGAGCCATTTTCCGCGGTAGATAGGGAAACCCGTGAGCGTTTATACCTCGAGTTGGCTCGCCTTAAAGAGCAGTTACTCTGCCCCGTGATTATGGTCACCCACGATTTAAATGAGGCCCTATTACTGGCGGATACTATGATGTTGATCAGCCAAGGGCAGATGTTACAGCAGGGTGCACCCTTTGAGGTGTTATCGCGCCCACGTAATGAGGCCGTGGCACGGCAGATGGGGCTGAGGAATATTTTCGATGGCGAAGTGGTGTTTCAAGACAGCACAAAGGACCTCACTTGGCTTAAGTTTGGCGAGCAGTTGATCGCCTGTGACTATGGCAAAGGTCGCCCCGTAGGATCTCAGGTTCGTTGGGTGATCCCCAATCAAGGTATACGATTTAATTCGATTTCTAATGGCCGTTTATGCCGTAGTTTTAATAAGTTAGATATCACCATCGATTCTCTTCTCGTGATGGGAGAATCGGTACGACTCATCTGTTATGTTACTGGCACTCAGTTACAACTTAACACTGAAGTCTCGCTGCACCTCGCCCAAAAACTGACCCTGAAAAAGGGGATGCAGACCACTGTTGCCCTCAAATCCGAACAAATCCATATTTTAGAATCCCCCAGATGA
- a CDS encoding YqaE/Pmp3 family membrane protein, with protein sequence MDTNKLLLVIIAILLPPVAVFLKAGAGKDLLINIVLCLLFWFPGLLHALWVVTKA encoded by the coding sequence ATGGATACAAATAAATTACTCTTAGTTATTATTGCGATTTTACTCCCTCCAGTTGCGGTATTTTTGAAGGCGGGTGCGGGTAAAGATTTATTAATAAACATAGTGTTATGTTTACTCTTCTGGTTCCCTGGTTTGTTACATGCACTTTGGGTGGTGACCAAAGCATAA
- a CDS encoding M23 family metallopeptidase, which translates to MRLTHIGITMLLVILGGCLIPETPLIPVKGASSKDWNSQTFWYEPWGASGVHKGIDIFAPKNTAVIAPTPMLIIYRGDFFQGGKVVVGLGPKWQIHYFAHLATIAADTGLIAMKGDTLGAVGDTGNAQGKPAHLHYSILSLLPKPWLIDTSTQGYKKAVYQNPIEYLNNQ; encoded by the coding sequence ATGCGATTAACCCACATTGGCATCACCATGTTGCTGGTAATCCTTGGCGGCTGCCTTATCCCTGAAACACCGCTTATTCCCGTCAAGGGGGCGAGCAGCAAAGACTGGAACAGTCAAACCTTTTGGTATGAGCCCTGGGGCGCATCGGGCGTGCATAAAGGCATAGATATTTTTGCCCCCAAAAATACCGCCGTGATAGCGCCCACACCTATGCTGATTATTTATCGAGGCGACTTCTTCCAGGGAGGTAAGGTCGTAGTTGGCCTTGGCCCTAAATGGCAGATCCACTATTTTGCCCATTTGGCGACAATTGCAGCCGATACCGGGTTGATTGCAATGAAGGGAGATACCCTTGGCGCTGTAGGTGATACGGGGAATGCCCAGGGCAAACCGGCGCATTTGCACTATTCGATTTTAAGTTTATTACCTAAACCTTGGCTGATAGATACTTCGACTCAGGGCTATAAAAAAGCCGTATATCAAAATCCTATCGAATATCTTAACAATCAATAA
- a CDS encoding sensor histidine kinase, whose protein sequence is MTVIIGALLFVLYRQLIIEQQYQVTQYLESETQRYQHLARTVDRRSFAAQIRAADPQTALIAWRNSYDMVGALSFMPEGMPMLPQTRDFPILTGGPDKLHILTGGLVMTRYGPVLIATRTDNLATLIDKFISAAATAVMLTIILTLALGYLFSKAILRRLVQYNRLSEQIERGHYDTRLPLSWRQDEFDMLALQFNNVLDILENNLMAVRGATDNIAHDLRTPLSHIRIGLEQLASKSTDEVSEECAILTEELDHCLATFDAMLSLTRIEEGQQTLDLQELSLAQLCTDLLEMADAVAESNGQTLSLSLLSDHIVHGDKHLLFQALYNLVDNAMKYSGPGARIDIIQSGPQIKICDNGPGIPDESKERVFERLVRLDPSRHLQGTGLGLSMVKAILSRHNAQITLSDNVLSDQHTGLIVTIKFRA, encoded by the coding sequence GTGACTGTGATCATAGGCGCTTTGCTATTTGTCCTATACCGTCAGTTGATTATTGAGCAACAATATCAAGTGACTCAATATCTTGAGTCAGAAACGCAACGCTATCAACACCTCGCACGCACGGTTGATCGGCGCAGTTTCGCCGCCCAGATCCGTGCCGCCGATCCCCAAACCGCCCTCATTGCTTGGCGCAATAGTTACGATATGGTCGGCGCCCTGAGTTTTATGCCCGAAGGCATGCCTATGTTGCCACAGACCCGGGATTTCCCGATTTTAACGGGTGGGCCAGATAAGCTGCATATTCTGACGGGTGGCCTAGTGATGACGCGTTACGGCCCAGTGCTGATCGCCACCAGAACCGACAACCTAGCGACATTGATCGATAAGTTTATCAGCGCCGCGGCAACCGCAGTGATGTTGACTATTATCTTGACCTTAGCGCTCGGCTATTTGTTTTCTAAGGCGATTCTGCGCAGGTTAGTACAGTACAACCGCTTGAGTGAGCAAATTGAGCGTGGTCACTACGATACGCGTTTACCCTTAAGTTGGCGTCAGGATGAATTCGATATGCTGGCACTGCAATTTAATAACGTGCTGGATATCCTCGAAAATAACCTGATGGCGGTGCGCGGTGCGACCGATAATATCGCCCATGATTTACGAACGCCGCTATCCCATATCCGCATTGGTCTCGAGCAGCTAGCCTCGAAATCCACCGACGAGGTCAGTGAAGAGTGTGCGATCTTGACCGAGGAGTTAGACCACTGTTTGGCGACCTTCGATGCCATGTTATCCCTGACTCGAATCGAGGAGGGGCAGCAAACCTTAGATCTACAGGAATTGAGTTTGGCTCAACTCTGCACCGATCTATTGGAAATGGCCGATGCCGTCGCGGAGTCCAATGGACAAACCCTGAGCCTGTCCCTGCTAAGTGATCACATTGTTCATGGCGATAAACACTTATTATTCCAAGCGTTATATAATCTTGTGGATAATGCGATGAAGTATTCTGGGCCGGGTGCGCGGATTGATATCATTCAGTCTGGCCCGCAAATCAAGATCTGCGATAATGGCCCTGGTATTCCCGATGAGAGTAAGGAGAGAGTGTTCGAACGCTTAGTGCGGCTCGATCCTAGTCGCCATCTTCAAGGTACGGGATTGGGATTATCTATGGTCAAAGCGATTCTCTCGCGGCACAATGCGCAAATTACGCTTTCGGATAATGTCCTTAGCGATCAGCATACAGGCTTAATTGTGACTATTAAGTTTAGGGCCTAG